The Flavobacterium johnsoniae genomic sequence ACTTGGAATCATACAAGAGGTTTGCTTCCTATGGTTGCCACATCGCAACGCTTTACTGAATTACATCCTGATGTTGAAATTTCTTGGGAGAAAAGAAGTTTACAAGAATTTGCCGATGCTTCAATTGAAGATCTTGCCAAAAGGTTTGATTTATTGGTAATTGATCACCCTTGGACAGGTTTTGGAGCGCAGACTAAAGCGATTCTTCCTTTATCTGATTATTTATCAAACGAATATATTAAAGATCAAGAAAGTAATACCGTTGGAAAATCGTACGGAAGTTATGTTTTTCATGATAAATTATGGGCGTTGCCAATTGATGCAGCAACTCCGGTTGCCTCTGCCCGATTAGATCTTTTAGAAAAAAACAATTTAGAAGTTCCTAAAACTTACGATGATTTATTGGCTTTAGCCAAAAAAGGTTTAGTTGCCTTTGCAGGAATTCCAGTAGATGTTTTAATGAGTTTTTATATGTTTTGCTGCAGTTTGGGCGAAGCTCCTTTTCTCTCTGAAGAAAAAGTGATTTCTGAAACTACGGGAATCAAAGCGCTTCAAATGTTTAGAGAACTGGCGCAGTTGATTGATCCCGCAAACTTTAACCGTAATCCAATTCAGGTTTATGAAGCGATGGTAAATTCAAACGAAATTGCCTATTGTCCGTTTGCTTACGGTTATTCTAATTATTCTCGCATTGGCTACAGCCAAAACCTTTTACATTTTTATGATTTAGTGAAACTGAATGAAAATCCAATGATTTCTTCTTTGGGAGGAACTGGATTAGCGGTTTCATCATTCAGCGAAAATATTGAAACCTCCATAAAATACGCTGAATTTACTTGTTCATCACAGGTTCAGCAGAATATTTATACCGATAATGGCGGTCAGCCAGGACATTTACAAGCTTGGAAAAGTGAGCGAATTAATAGTGTAACGCACGATTATTTCAAAAATACGTTGCCAGCTTTAGAGCGTGCTTTCCTTCGTCCGAGATATTATGGTCACATGTATTTCCAAGATCATGCTGGAGATGTTGTTCGCAATTATTTGATGAATGGCGGAGAAGAATTAAAAGTTTTGGAAGAAATGAATTCGCTTTACGCGGAATCTCTAAAAATCCAGACCGTATGAGACCTTTAGAAGGATTAATTGTTTTGGAATTCTGTCAGTTTTTAGCAGGACCTTCAGCGGGTTTAAAACTGGCTGATTTGGGCGCACGCGTCATCAAAATCGAGCGTCCTGTAAAAGGTGAAGCCTGCAGACAATTGAGCATCAAAGATTTATTTGTTGATGATAGCAGTTTGCTTTTTCATACGATTAACAGAAATAAAGAATCTTTTGCAGCCGATTTGAAAAATCCTGACGAATTGGTTTTAATCAAAAAACTAATCGAAAAGGCTGATATTATGACGCATAATTTCAGACCCGGAGTAATGGAAAAAATCGGTTTAGATTTTGAAAATACTTTAGCTATTAATCCGCAGCTTATTTACGGAACGATTACAGGTTACGGAAACGAAGGCCCGTGGGCAAAAAAACCGGGACAAGATTTGTTGTTACAATCGCTTTCCGGATTAAGCTGGTTAAGCGGACGCAAAAGTCAAGGCCCAGTTCCTTTTGGTTTGGCTGTAGCCGATTTAATGTGCGGCAATCATTTTGTACAAGGAATTTTGGCAGCGCTTTTAAAAAGAGCTAAAACCAAAAAAGGAGTTTTGGTAGAAGTGAGTTTATTGGAATCTATTCTCGATGTACAATTTGAAGCCATTACTTCTTTCTTAAACGATGGCGGACAACAGCCAGAAAGAGGTGATATCAAAGGAAGCGCACATGCTTTTTTAAGCGCGCCATATGGCGTTTATGCAACTATTGACGGCTATTTATCGTTGGCAATGGGCGATTTAATCTTTATAGGAAAAACTTTGGGATTGGATTTAAACGCTTACGCGGATAAACATCTTTGGTTTGAAAAAAGAGATGAAATCAGAACAATTTTAAGCGAAAGGATTAAAACCCAAACTTCTGATTACTGGATTGAAATCCTGCAAAAAGAAGGTATTTGGTGCGGAAAAGTTTTCAATTACGAAGAACTCGACAATCAACCTTTTGTAACTGAATTACAGCTGAAACAAACCGTAAAAAATACCGAAGGCGAAACTTTGGTAACCACCAGAAGTCCGATCCAATTGGATGGAGAAATTTTGCTAAGTAAAAAAGCAGCGCCAAAAGTAGGTCAAGATAATTTGAATATTCACGAAAAATTTTTAAACAGCCAGAAATGAAACCATTAGAAGATTATTTAATTGTAGATTTCAGTCAGTTTCTTTCGGGGCCGTCGGCGAGTTTGCGTCTGGCCGATTTAGGAGCGCGTGTGATAAAAATTGAAAAACCAGGAACGGGAGATATCTGCCGTACTTTATATACTTCTGATTTGATTATGAACGGCGAATCCTCTGTTTTTCATACCATCAACAGAAACAAAGAATCTTTTGCCATTGATTTTAAACAGCCTGAAGAACTTCAAAATTTAAAAAAATTATTAGCCAAAGCTGATGTTGTCATGCATAATTTCAGACCTGGAGTTATGGAACGCATTGGATTAAGTTATGACGATGTAAAAAACATAAATCCGAATGTGATTTACGGATCTATTTCAGGTTTTGGAGAACATCCAGATTTGAAAGATTTACCGGGGCAGGATTTGCTTTTACAATCATTAACGGCTTTAACTTGGCTGAGCGGTAATCAAGAAGATGGACCAGTTCCAATGGGATTGTCGATTGTAGATATGCTTGCCGGCGCACATTTAGCTCAAGGAATTTTAGCTGCTTTATACAGAAAAGCAACTCATAATATTGGAGCACAAATTCAGGTAAGTATGCTGGAATCGGCGTTTGATTTTCAGTTTGAAACTATTACGACTTATTTTAATGACGGAGGTGAATTGCCAGTTCGAACTAAAACGAATAACGCACACGCTTATTTGGGCGCGCCATACGGAATTTACAAAACTATAAACGGCTATTTGGCACTAGCAATGGGCTCGATTCCTGTTTT encodes the following:
- a CDS encoding ABC transporter substrate-binding protein gives rise to the protein MIKLKGITWNHTRGLLPMVATSQRFTELHPDVEISWEKRSLQEFADASIEDLAKRFDLLVIDHPWTGFGAQTKAILPLSDYLSNEYIKDQESNTVGKSYGSYVFHDKLWALPIDAATPVASARLDLLEKNNLEVPKTYDDLLALAKKGLVAFAGIPVDVLMSFYMFCCSLGEAPFLSEEKVISETTGIKALQMFRELAQLIDPANFNRNPIQVYEAMVNSNEIAYCPFAYGYSNYSRIGYSQNLLHFYDLVKLNENPMISSLGGTGLAVSSFSENIETSIKYAEFTCSSQVQQNIYTDNGGQPGHLQAWKSERINSVTHDYFKNTLPALERAFLRPRYYGHMYFQDHAGDVVRNYLMNGGEELKVLEEMNSLYAESLKIQTV
- a CDS encoding CaiB/BaiF CoA transferase family protein, with protein sequence MRPLEGLIVLEFCQFLAGPSAGLKLADLGARVIKIERPVKGEACRQLSIKDLFVDDSSLLFHTINRNKESFAADLKNPDELVLIKKLIEKADIMTHNFRPGVMEKIGLDFENTLAINPQLIYGTITGYGNEGPWAKKPGQDLLLQSLSGLSWLSGRKSQGPVPFGLAVADLMCGNHFVQGILAALLKRAKTKKGVLVEVSLLESILDVQFEAITSFLNDGGQQPERGDIKGSAHAFLSAPYGVYATIDGYLSLAMGDLIFIGKTLGLDLNAYADKHLWFEKRDEIRTILSERIKTQTSDYWIEILQKEGIWCGKVFNYEELDNQPFVTELQLKQTVKNTEGETLVTTRSPIQLDGEILLSKKAAPKVGQDNLNIHEKFLNSQK
- a CDS encoding CaiB/BaiF CoA transferase family protein — its product is MKPLEDYLIVDFSQFLSGPSASLRLADLGARVIKIEKPGTGDICRTLYTSDLIMNGESSVFHTINRNKESFAIDFKQPEELQNLKKLLAKADVVMHNFRPGVMERIGLSYDDVKNINPNVIYGSISGFGEHPDLKDLPGQDLLLQSLTALTWLSGNQEDGPVPMGLSIVDMLAGAHLAQGILAALYRKATHNIGAQIQVSMLESAFDFQFETITTYFNDGGELPVRTKTNNAHAYLGAPYGIYKTINGYLALAMGSIPVLASLLKCDALLQFPENKFTLRDEIKNILAAHLQTQETQFWLDILEPADIWCAGVLNYQQLFAEDGFKVLNFTQQVEMLDGYSYKTTRCPIKIDGEYLTSGKGSPKLGQDNEKIIKEFIDC